From one Paeniglutamicibacter psychrophenolicus genomic stretch:
- a CDS encoding FadR/GntR family transcriptional regulator: protein MNLSDSRAAGPQPIVRISAAEAVFSSIRDAIESGELPVGSKLSAESVLAAQYAVSRSVIREALRSCAALGLTQTQTGKGTFVIAARAGGDLVLGAFSARSLMEARPHIEVPAARFAATRATADQLTQLRGIIEAMEDEDDPEMWVALDASFHAMIAAASGNGVFARVVNDIRDAMVNQSETINLITGRQHPSHAEHREILAAIETGDADGAAAAMAAHLAAVDEALTLILGAEKA, encoded by the coding sequence ATGAACCTGTCAGACAGCCGGGCAGCCGGACCGCAGCCGATCGTGAGAATCAGCGCTGCCGAAGCCGTCTTCTCCTCGATCCGCGACGCCATCGAGTCCGGCGAACTTCCCGTCGGCAGCAAATTGAGCGCCGAATCGGTGCTCGCCGCCCAGTACGCGGTCAGCCGCTCGGTCATCCGCGAGGCCCTGCGCTCCTGCGCGGCACTCGGGCTCACCCAGACCCAGACCGGAAAGGGCACCTTCGTCATTGCCGCCCGCGCCGGCGGCGACCTGGTCCTCGGGGCCTTCTCCGCCCGCAGCCTCATGGAGGCCCGCCCGCACATCGAGGTTCCCGCCGCCCGGTTCGCCGCCACCCGCGCCACCGCCGACCAGCTGACCCAGCTGCGCGGCATCATCGAGGCCATGGAAGACGAGGACGACCCGGAAATGTGGGTGGCGCTGGACGCCAGCTTCCACGCCATGATCGCCGCGGCAAGCGGCAACGGCGTCTTCGCCCGCGTGGTCAACGACATCCGCGACGCGATGGTCAACCAGTCCGAGACCATCAACCTGATCACCGGCCGCCAGCACCCCTCGCACGCCGAACACCGCGAGATCCTCGCGGCCATCGAGACCGGGGACGCCGACGGGGCAGCGGCGGCCATGGCCGCGCACCTGGCCGCCGTCGACGAAGCCCTGACCCTGATCCTTGGA